A single region of the Malaclemys terrapin pileata isolate rMalTer1 chromosome 2, rMalTer1.hap1, whole genome shotgun sequence genome encodes:
- the RPP38 gene encoding ribonuclease P protein subunit p38, translating to MPIAQARGGSVRKAKKITVKTSLNNPYDIKWNTLEGDDMHFILQTLEEKIKHIGLKKIETRRRKKRSIAKRQIKEKCDASDCSVLPKEKEIDHIQQEQGWTDLNIRKQLAIGINEVTRSLEKNELLLVLVCKSAKPTMITMHLIQLSASRAVPAGQVPRLSESIAPMLGLTSVLALGFKKNSDTFTEVVEGIIPRIPSLDVPWIHHRSEQHMAEAYTDPLEIQDTELMETSVEEFSQSHKWKCTESNKSDSSNVTLQALRIKKLVPNPNKIRKPPKNKKAASK from the coding sequence ATGCCCATAGCGCAGGCCAGGGGTGGATCAGTCCGTAAAGCAAAGAAAATTACTGTAAAAACATCTTTAAATAACCCATATGATATCAAGTGGAACACCCTAGAAGGAGATGATATGCACTTTATACTCCAGACCTTGGAAGAAAAGATTAAACACATTGGACTTAAAAAGATTGAGACTCGAAGGAGGAAAAAACGTTCTATTGCAAAAAggcaaattaaagaaaaatgtgatGCTAGTGATTGTAGTGTACTTCCAAAGGAGAAGGAAATAGACCATATTCAACAAGAACAAGGATGGACTGACTTAAACATCAGGAAACAGCTTGCTATTGGAATTAATGAGGTTACTAGATCTTTGGAAAAAAATGAACTACTTCTAGTGCTGGTGTGTAAATCTGCAAAACCTACTATGATCACCATGCACCTTATTCAGCTCAGTGCAAGTCGAGCAGTCCCAGCTGGCCAGGTTCCACGTCTTAGTGAAAGCATAGCTCCTATGCTTGGCTTAACATCTGTTCTAgcactgggttttaaaaagaattCTGATACTTTTACTGAAGTAGTCGAAGGTATAATACCACGGATACCTAGCTTGGATGTGCCCTGGATTCACCATAGAAGTGAGCAACATATGGCGGAGGCATATACTGATCCTTTGGAAATTCAAGATACCGAGCTTATGGAGACCTCCGTGGAGGAGTTCTCTCAAAGCCATAAGTGGAAATGTACTGAAAGCAATAAGTCGGATTCTTCAAATGTTACTTTACAAGCTCTCAGAATTAAAAAGCTTGTTCCAAATCCAAATAAGATACGAAAACCtcccaaaaataaaaaagctgctTCAAAATAA